From the Winogradskyella forsetii genome, the window TTTATCTTCTTTATTTTTAATGGTGACTTTACTATTCGTTTCATTGCACATGCTTTTTATCTATCTAAAAGTAGTTATTTTTTAGAACTTGAAGGCATTTAGGGGCTCTGAAATTAAATGTATTGTAAACCTTAAAATACATTAATCAGAAAAAATTATAAGGTTCTTATTTGTTAAAAATCCTCTAATTTATTGAGACTAACAACAATTAGTTTAAAGCTTTTAGTAATTTGCAAGACTTTTTAAAAATTTGGTAAATGCAGTTATATCCTATTCAATCTGGAAACTTTAAACTCGATGGAGGCGCCATGTTTGGTGTGGTACCAAAATCGTTGTGGCAACGCACCAATCCTGCGGATAATAACAATATGATTGATATTGCGGCACGTTGTTTGTTAATTGAAGATGGCGATCGTCTCATTTTGATCGATACTGGAATGGGCAATAAACAAAGCGATAAATTTTATGGCTATTATTTTCTTTACGGCGATGATAGTATTGATAAATCTTTAGCGTCGCACGGATTTCATCGGGATGATATTACAGATGTTTTTATGACGCATCTTCATTTTGATCATTGTGGAGGCAGTATTCAATGGAACAAAGACCGAACAGGATACGAACCTGCCTTTAAAAACGCACACTTTTGGAGCAATAATGACCATTGGAAATGGGCGACGGAACCCAACCGAAGAGAAGCTGCGTCGTTCTTAAAGGAAAATATTTTACCGATGGAAGAAAGTGGTCAGTTGAAATTTACCAAAGTTCCTGAGCAACATATTTTAAAAAATTCAGCCTTAGGATTCGATATTTTCTTTGCCAATGGCCACACCGACAAACAGATGGTGCCCATGATTCAATACAAAGGAAAAACCATTTGTTTTATGGCCGATTTGCTACCAACCGTGGGCCATTTACCATTACCATTTGTAATGGGTTATGACACTAGACCATTATTAACACTCGATGAAAAAGAGTTGTTTCTGAATATGGCAGCTGATCAAAATTTTTATCTCTTTTTAGAGCATGATGCACACAACGAAATTATAACCGTTAAGCATACTGATAAAGGTGTCAGGCTGAATGAAACCTATACAACGAAAACCTTATTTAACTAAAGCATAAAAACAACAAAAAGAAATGAAATTAAATCAAAGATTAATAGCCTATCTCGTATTTGCAGGTACATTATTTTTGGGTTGTGGAAGTACAGGAGAAATTCTTTCTACACCAATTGAAAATATAGATACATCGCCTCTAAAAGTTACGGACTTAACAGATGCGGAAGCCAAAAATTGGGGACATCTAGACCTTGTCAAAGACACTATTCCAGGTATGAGTGTGGATAAAGCCTATGCCGAAATTATAAAAAATAAAAAAGGAGAAAAAGTAATCGTTGCCGTGATCGATTCTGGTATTGACATTGACCACGAAGATCTAGACGGCGTGATTTGGACCAATAAAGACGAAAAACCAAACAACGGCATAGATGATGATAAAAATGGATATGTAGATGATATCCATGGTTGGAATTTCTTAGGAGATGGCTATAACGAGCAGTTGGAATATGTCCGCATTTTAGCTTCAGGAGACAAAACCAATCCAAGTTATGACGCTGCCAAAGCTAAGTATGAAGAAGAGTACCAATTGTGGACAAGTCGCAAAACGCAGTACGATCAAATTGCCCAAGTCATTAAAAACGCAGATGAAACCTTAAGTCAACATCTTGGAAAAAAAGACTATACCATTAAAGAGGTAAATGCAATAAAAACGGAAGATCAAAATTTGGCGCAAGCAGTTCAGATTGCACAAAATGTAAATGCCAACGGTTCAAGTTTATCAGAAGCTACTGAAGAAATCAATGATATATTGGTACAAATCAATGAGCGGTTAAACTACAACTTAAACAAAGACTTTACTGGACGTAAAACTGGAGATGACATCAACGATTTATCTGATAAGGGCTATGGAAACGGTAACGTAAAACCCGTAAAAAAATCGGAATCCCACGGCACACACGTTGCTGGTATCATTGCTGCAGAACGTAATAATGGAAAAGGCGCTAATGGTGTCGCCAATAATGTCGAAATTATGTCTATCCGAACCGTGCCTAATGGTGATGAATACGATAAGGATATAGCATTAGCCATTCGTTATGCAGTAGATAATGGCGCAAAAGTCATTAACGGAAGTTTCGGAAAATCATTTTCACCACACGCAGATTGGGTAAGGGATGCTATAAAATACGCTTCTGATAATGACGTTGTCTTTGTGCATGCTGCAGGTAATGACGCTAAAAACATAGATTCAGAACCTAGTTTCCCAGATGATAATGTAAATTTTGCTGAAATTTCAAATACCTACATTACAGTAGGTTCTTTAACGTCGAAATACGGATCTAAGATTGTTTCTGACTTTTCTAACTTCGGAAAAAATAATGTGGATGTTTTTGCACCAGGTTCCGATATCTATTCTACTGTGCCAGAAAATGAATATGAATCGAATAGTGGAACATCAATGGCCTCTCCAGCGGTTGCTGGTGTTGCTGCTTTAGTACGCTCTTATTATCCTAAATTAACAGCGGCTCAAGTTAAACAAGTGATCATAGAATCTGGATTACCAATTACAACCAAAGTCGTTGTTGGTGGAGATGCTTCTAATGTAAAGGCATTTTCAGATTTATCTAAGACCGGAAGAATAGTTAATGCTTATAATGCCTTAATTGTAGCATCAAAACTATAATAAAAAGACCCTAAGTCTTTAGGCTATTAACAGGTGAAGTTATTTAGTCGTTTACATGTGACGGCTAAATAACTTCATCGTTTAATAACTAATATCTTGTAATTTAATTACTAAAAATAGTTGTAGATACAATTCTAATAACGATTTCAAGCAATTAATAAAAAATTATATGAAACATTTCACAATAAGCCTTTTATCACTTTTAATTATAACCTCTTGCGGTCCCGGAAAACAATTAAGTAATACAAGCAAAGCTTCTAATGTCTCTGCAAGTGTTTACTGGCAACAGCACGTTGATTACGCCATAGAAATTGATATGGATGTCAATAGCTATCGATATAAGGGTAAGCAAAAGTTGGTTTATACCAATAATTCTCCAGACGTACTAAACCGTGTGTATTATCATTTGTATTTCAATGCCTTTCAACCTGGAAGCGAAATGGATGTGCGTTCACTTAACATTAAAGATCCCAGCCCAAAAATTAGTGACCGGATTAGTAAATTACAACCAAATGAGATTGGTTATATCAAAGTGAATTCACTAAAACAAAACGGAACAACTATTTCACATCACACTGTCGGAACGGTTTTAGAAGTACAATTGGATAAGCCCATTGGGCCAGGAGAAAAGGTCACATTCGATATGGATTTTGATGCGCAAGTGCCTATTCAAATTCGTCGTTCGGGTAGAAATAATAAAGAAGGTGTGGCCTTATCCATGTCACAATGGTACCCAAAATTAGCGGAATATGATGATGAAGGCTGGCATGCAGATCCTTATATTGGAAGGGAATTTCATGGGGTTTGGGGCGATTTTGATGTCAAACTTACTATTGATGAAGACTATGTTGTTGGTGGCACAGGCTATCTTCAAGGTGAACCTACTGTAGAATCTGGAAAGAAAACCCTTCATTTTAAAGCACCAAGAGTGCATGATTTTACTTGGGCTGCAGATCCTGATTTTATTCACGATACCTTTCAAATCCAAAATGGCCCACTACTCCACTTCTACTATAAAAAAGATTTAGAACAGCAATATTTGGACAATTGGAAAAAGTTACCTTCAGAAACCGCCATGTTAATGGATTTCTTTAGTGAAAACATTGGTAAATATCCTTATGATCAGTATTCTGTAATTCAAGGTGGCGATGGTGGCATGGAATACGCCATGTGTACACTTATTACCGGAAAGCGCAGCTATGGAAGTTTATTGGGTGTTACAGCACATGAGTTGGCGCATACATGGTTTCAGTTTTTGTTAGCTTCTAATGAGACAAAACATGAATGGATGGATGAAGGCTTTACAAGCTATATTTCAGCTTTAGCTATGAACGCGCTTCGCGATGACAAAAAACCTAATCCGCTTGAAGGGTCTTATAGAGGGTATTTAGCTCTGGCAAATTCAGGCTATGAACAACCTTTAACCACGCACTCGGATCGCTATGAATTCAACCAAGTTTATAGTAATGCAGCTTATAGTAAAGGTGCTGTGTTTTTAGCACAATTGGGTTATGTAATCGGTGAAGACAACTTAAAGAAAACCATTAAAAAATACTTTGATGATTTTTCTTTTAAACACCCTAAACCGTTCGATATAATTAGAACCGCCGAACGCATTACCGATTTTGAGCTCGATTGGTATTTCATAGATTTTGCGCAAACCACAAATACTATTGACTATGGTGTAAAATCAATCGATGGAAAATCCGTTACTTTAGAGCGTAAAGGTTTAATGCCAATGCCTATTGACCTTTCCGTAACCTACATAGATGGTACAACAGAAGATTTTTATATACCGTTACAGATGATGCGTGGCGAAAAGCCTACTTCTGCAACGATCATTAGTGATTGGGCTTGGGCAATGCCAACGTATTCTTTTAAAACCAAAAAGGAGATTGAATCGGTTGAGATTGATGCTTCCCAAATGATGGCAGATGTTGACCGTGGGAACAATGTACTAACAGATTAAATTAGTAACATAACTTATATATAAACAAAAAGCGCAACTAAAATTGCGCTTTTTGTTTACTATGAATTCGTTTTAAGTATCGTTTTATTTCTTGATAACCTTGTAAATATTGAAACGTTGATTGGCCCAAACTTTAACAAAGTATGTTCCTGACTCTAATTGAGTCATATCAAGTCTGGTGTTATTTCCGTTTGATTTGATGTCCATTATCTTCTGTCCCAGCATTGAGAACACCTCTATAGACTCAACAATGGTAGTTGAATTAATATGTAATTCTGAAGTAACAGGATTTGGAAATATGTCAATACCTTCAAATTCGTTGTCTTTTACATTTAAGCTTTCCCAAACGATGGTTTCTATATTGGAAGCGTCGGATTCTCCTTCACTAAATACCGAAGTAATATGATAATCGTAAGTACCAGAAACCGTTAGCATATCGACATAGGTTGTTTCGGTCGTCGACGCTAAGAGTACATT encodes:
- a CDS encoding MBL fold metallo-hydrolase, which translates into the protein MQLYPIQSGNFKLDGGAMFGVVPKSLWQRTNPADNNNMIDIAARCLLIEDGDRLILIDTGMGNKQSDKFYGYYFLYGDDSIDKSLASHGFHRDDITDVFMTHLHFDHCGGSIQWNKDRTGYEPAFKNAHFWSNNDHWKWATEPNRREAASFLKENILPMEESGQLKFTKVPEQHILKNSALGFDIFFANGHTDKQMVPMIQYKGKTICFMADLLPTVGHLPLPFVMGYDTRPLLTLDEKELFLNMAADQNFYLFLEHDAHNEIITVKHTDKGVRLNETYTTKTLFN
- a CDS encoding S8 family peptidase, whose amino-acid sequence is MKLNQRLIAYLVFAGTLFLGCGSTGEILSTPIENIDTSPLKVTDLTDAEAKNWGHLDLVKDTIPGMSVDKAYAEIIKNKKGEKVIVAVIDSGIDIDHEDLDGVIWTNKDEKPNNGIDDDKNGYVDDIHGWNFLGDGYNEQLEYVRILASGDKTNPSYDAAKAKYEEEYQLWTSRKTQYDQIAQVIKNADETLSQHLGKKDYTIKEVNAIKTEDQNLAQAVQIAQNVNANGSSLSEATEEINDILVQINERLNYNLNKDFTGRKTGDDINDLSDKGYGNGNVKPVKKSESHGTHVAGIIAAERNNGKGANGVANNVEIMSIRTVPNGDEYDKDIALAIRYAVDNGAKVINGSFGKSFSPHADWVRDAIKYASDNDVVFVHAAGNDAKNIDSEPSFPDDNVNFAEISNTYITVGSLTSKYGSKIVSDFSNFGKNNVDVFAPGSDIYSTVPENEYESNSGTSMASPAVAGVAALVRSYYPKLTAAQVKQVIIESGLPITTKVVVGGDASNVKAFSDLSKTGRIVNAYNALIVASKL
- a CDS encoding M1 family metallopeptidase — encoded protein: MKHFTISLLSLLIITSCGPGKQLSNTSKASNVSASVYWQQHVDYAIEIDMDVNSYRYKGKQKLVYTNNSPDVLNRVYYHLYFNAFQPGSEMDVRSLNIKDPSPKISDRISKLQPNEIGYIKVNSLKQNGTTISHHTVGTVLEVQLDKPIGPGEKVTFDMDFDAQVPIQIRRSGRNNKEGVALSMSQWYPKLAEYDDEGWHADPYIGREFHGVWGDFDVKLTIDEDYVVGGTGYLQGEPTVESGKKTLHFKAPRVHDFTWAADPDFIHDTFQIQNGPLLHFYYKKDLEQQYLDNWKKLPSETAMLMDFFSENIGKYPYDQYSVIQGGDGGMEYAMCTLITGKRSYGSLLGVTAHELAHTWFQFLLASNETKHEWMDEGFTSYISALAMNALRDDKKPNPLEGSYRGYLALANSGYEQPLTTHSDRYEFNQVYSNAAYSKGAVFLAQLGYVIGEDNLKKTIKKYFDDFSFKHPKPFDIIRTAERITDFELDWYFIDFAQTTNTIDYGVKSIDGKSVTLERKGLMPMPIDLSVTYIDGTTEDFYIPLQMMRGEKPTSATIISDWAWAMPTYSFKTKKEIESVEIDASQMMADVDRGNNVLTD